Proteins encoded in a region of the Gemmatimonadaceae bacterium genome:
- the msrA gene encoding peptide-methionine (S)-S-oxide reductase MsrA: MTGERESATLGGGCFWCLDTVYRELRGVEKVESGYAGGTTPNPTYREVCSGQTGHAEVVQITFDPTKVTYRELLDVFFTIHDPTTEDRQGADIGTQYRSVIFTHSDEQARTAREVIAEITAEKLWDDPIVTKIEPLTTFYSAERYHQDYFANNAEQPYCQVVIAPKVAKFRQKFLEKMRA, encoded by the coding sequence ATGACAGGCGAGCGCGAGTCAGCTACGCTCGGTGGCGGATGTTTCTGGTGTCTCGATACGGTCTATCGCGAGCTGCGAGGCGTAGAGAAAGTGGAATCCGGGTATGCGGGTGGCACGACGCCGAACCCGACGTATCGCGAAGTCTGCAGCGGGCAGACGGGGCACGCCGAAGTTGTCCAGATCACCTTCGATCCAACAAAGGTTACGTACCGCGAGCTCCTCGACGTCTTCTTTACGATCCATGATCCAACGACGGAGGATCGTCAGGGCGCCGACATCGGGACTCAGTATCGCTCGGTGATCTTCACGCACTCGGACGAGCAAGCGCGCACGGCGCGCGAGGTGATTGCCGAGATCACGGCAGAGAAACTATGGGACGATCCGATCGTGACGAAGATCGAACCGCTCACCACGTTCTATTCTGCCGAGCGCTATCATCAAGACTACTTCGCGAACAACGCCGAGCAGCCGTACTGCCAGGTCGTCATCGCGCCGAAAGTCGCGAAATTCCGGCAAAAGTTCCTCGAAAAGATGCGCGCCTAA
- a CDS encoding sigma-70 family RNA polymerase sigma factor: MAAARALVGSIASDDAQLVDDRELVDRVKHGDASAYDALVRRHLARATMVARRLLGNIEDAEDLVQDAFMRALDRISTFDQTRAFAPWFFRLLINTGINARKARALRAAEPERGDFPSRAANPLELAEREELRERFVAALASLPPRQRLVVSMFEVDGLSTAEIAEALGISRETVRWHHHQARQALRHALAAFRG; this comes from the coding sequence ATGGCCGCCGCAAGGGCACTCGTGGGCTCGATAGCGTCTGACGATGCTCAACTCGTAGACGACCGCGAGTTGGTCGACCGCGTCAAGCATGGTGACGCCAGCGCCTACGATGCTCTGGTTCGCCGCCATCTGGCTCGCGCGACGATGGTCGCGCGGCGGCTCCTTGGTAATATCGAGGATGCCGAAGATCTGGTGCAGGACGCGTTCATGCGCGCGCTCGATCGGATTTCGACGTTCGATCAGACTCGTGCCTTTGCGCCGTGGTTTTTTCGATTGCTCATCAACACCGGGATCAACGCGCGGAAGGCGCGAGCGCTCCGCGCCGCCGAGCCCGAGCGAGGCGACTTTCCGTCGCGCGCGGCGAATCCGCTCGAGCTCGCGGAGCGCGAAGAGCTGCGCGAGCGATTCGTTGCCGCGCTCGCGTCGCTGCCGCCCCGACAGCGACTCGTGGTCTCGATGTTCGAAGTCGACGGCTTGTCGACGGCGGAGATCGCGGAAGCGTTAGGCATCAGCCGGGAAACGGTGCGATGGCACCATCATCAAGCACGACAGGCACTCCGCCACGCGCTGGCCGCGTTTCGGGGGTGA
- a CDS encoding M48 family metallopeptidase: MQRSYATGGFAALGLAVAFGISACGVSQQQEVQLGQQESAQIQQQLPLVQDAVINQYVTSLGNQIAQHTSRADLQWQFYVVNTDVVNAFALPGGIVYVNRGVLERADRMDELAGVLGHEIEHVVRRHSVKQMEQMQGANVGVALACTLTNICSNQAAAAAINVGGTAIFAKFSRADEVQADEGGFQNVMNAGISPEGMLSFFQKLLAEEQQSGGNSNVSSWFSDHPGTQDRIADIQRMLAQVPQSKLRGLTTDTQAFQTMKRRVMSLPPAPKQSANLR, from the coding sequence ATGCAGCGTAGTTATGCGACCGGCGGATTCGCGGCGCTTGGTTTGGCGGTCGCGTTCGGAATCAGCGCCTGTGGCGTCTCGCAGCAGCAGGAAGTACAGCTGGGACAGCAGGAGTCGGCGCAGATCCAGCAGCAGCTGCCGCTGGTGCAGGATGCCGTCATCAACCAGTACGTCACGTCGTTAGGTAACCAGATCGCGCAACACACGTCCCGCGCCGATCTCCAGTGGCAATTCTACGTCGTGAACACGGATGTCGTGAACGCATTCGCGCTACCGGGCGGCATCGTTTACGTCAACCGCGGCGTGCTCGAGCGCGCGGACAGGATGGACGAGCTGGCGGGCGTGCTTGGCCACGAGATCGAGCACGTCGTGCGGCGCCACTCGGTGAAGCAGATGGAGCAGATGCAGGGCGCGAACGTGGGTGTGGCGCTCGCGTGCACGCTGACGAACATCTGCAGCAATCAGGCGGCGGCCGCGGCGATCAACGTCGGCGGCACGGCGATCTTCGCGAAGTTCAGCCGCGCGGACGAGGTCCAGGCGGACGAGGGCGGATTCCAGAACGTGATGAACGCGGGAATCAGCCCGGAGGGCATGCTCAGCTTCTTCCAGAAGCTGCTCGCCGAAGAGCAACAGAGCGGCGGCAACAGCAATGTGAGCTCGTGGTTCTCGGATCACCCGGGTACGCAGGACCGCATTGCCGATATCCAGCGGATGCTGGCGCAGGTCCCGCAGTCGAAGCTCCGCGGCCTAACGACAGACACGCAGGCGTTCCAGACGATGAAGCGACGCGTGATGAGCTTACCGCCGGCGCCGAAGCAATCGGCCAACTTGCGGTGA
- a CDS encoding PAS domain S-box protein: MFFLSPDETLAALFAAFLGGALFGRIVWRRQAYDARIRTAADALLRRAEDQFRLVHDTSPDCFALLHPIKNEQGATDFQVVYLNPASQEFTGRNPRALVGRLVGETLPRAHELEATRALARLTESGQSYRDEFQLDTTGGTQRRWVALSAVRIDDAIAVTLADVSSRKQAEALLAASNAELERRVQQRTAELAEARERYRLLAEHASDMISTHALDGSFTYTAPALEELVGSKSEDLRGRSPIEFAHPDDRILIAEGRDRAHRNRGSSLVTWRCRRPDGSYVWLETNGRAVRDSRTGQPLWFVCSSRDITSRKRIEGALRESEQRLRATLETPNLVAVALDPEGMVTFCNEGLCQTTGWTRDALLGHNWFDVCMPERAVRRAFRSQMRRGTIPARFEREIVCRDGSRRLIEWDNNVLRDPLGGVVGTVSLGVDVTEKRQEETVLQLLQSVTVEAGAAEDIDSALGVMLASICQSTRWRYGEAWLPDYPKARLVRQDVCFAAPGTDVAPLIESGRGLSLALGEGLPGTVWNRGELAWIEDLEADEPRPRRKVAVANGFRAVCAVPVMAGHQVTAVLCFFLNSVRRRDQSAAIVVSTVAKQLGSMILRKRVETELRESEARLRAIVRSMKEGLIITDLENRIQFVNERTLELTGRAEGELIGRAAAEWLGITAHDSDRREVRVTDGPRAGAWLEISGGPLANADGEMVGTLDTVTDVSDRKRYEAAILSARDAAEAASRAKSDFLSRMSHELRTPLNSVIGFARVLRRNGAGDFGADDLTYLDRIQANGEHLLKLVNDLLDVAKIEAGRVTVETGTVRLDALVREIVEQLEGQPRAAGVSLRADVPSFPVAIETDARLLGQVLINLAGNALRFTHQGQVVIGLIVDGATQRPRRIDVSDTGIGIPAERQRAIFEPFEQADSTTSRAYGGTGLGLSIARSLCDALGLRLTLESTPGKGSTFSVHLGDMERRTGEAA, translated from the coding sequence ATGTTCTTCCTTTCCCCCGACGAAACCCTCGCCGCGCTTTTCGCCGCCTTTCTTGGCGGAGCCCTATTTGGACGAATCGTCTGGCGGCGGCAGGCCTACGACGCGCGGATCCGGACAGCCGCTGACGCGCTGCTACGTCGAGCGGAGGACCAATTCCGGCTGGTGCACGACACGTCGCCAGATTGCTTTGCACTTCTCCATCCGATCAAGAACGAACAGGGCGCCACGGATTTTCAGGTCGTGTATCTGAACCCGGCGTCCCAGGAATTCACCGGCCGGAATCCTCGTGCACTCGTCGGCCGCCTGGTCGGCGAGACGTTGCCGCGCGCGCACGAGCTGGAGGCGACGCGTGCCCTCGCTCGGCTGACGGAGAGCGGCCAGTCGTACCGCGACGAGTTCCAGCTCGACACGACCGGAGGAACACAGCGACGCTGGGTCGCTCTGTCGGCCGTTCGGATCGATGACGCCATCGCCGTCACGCTCGCCGACGTCTCGTCGCGAAAACAGGCCGAAGCCCTGCTCGCCGCTTCGAACGCAGAGCTCGAGCGACGAGTGCAACAGCGTACCGCCGAGCTTGCGGAAGCGCGCGAGCGCTACCGGCTCCTCGCGGAGCACGCGTCGGACATGATCTCGACGCATGCCCTCGACGGCAGCTTCACGTACACGGCGCCAGCGCTCGAGGAACTGGTCGGCAGCAAGAGCGAAGACCTGCGCGGCCGCTCGCCGATCGAATTCGCTCATCCTGATGACAGGATTCTCATTGCCGAGGGCCGCGATCGCGCCCACCGCAACCGCGGCTCCTCGCTGGTGACCTGGCGCTGTCGACGGCCGGACGGCTCCTACGTATGGCTGGAGACCAATGGTCGTGCCGTTCGTGATTCGAGAACCGGACAGCCACTCTGGTTCGTTTGCTCGAGCCGCGACATCACCTCGCGCAAACGCATCGAGGGTGCGCTGCGGGAATCGGAACAGCGGCTTCGCGCGACGCTGGAGACGCCAAATCTCGTCGCGGTCGCGCTGGACCCTGAAGGCATGGTCACCTTCTGCAATGAAGGATTGTGTCAGACCACCGGTTGGACGCGCGATGCGCTGCTCGGCCACAACTGGTTCGACGTCTGCATGCCGGAGCGCGCCGTTAGGCGTGCGTTCCGCTCCCAGATGCGGCGCGGCACGATCCCCGCGCGCTTCGAACGCGAGATCGTGTGCCGCGACGGCAGCCGGCGCCTCATCGAGTGGGACAACAACGTGCTTCGTGACCCGTTAGGCGGCGTCGTCGGCACGGTCAGCCTCGGCGTGGACGTCACCGAGAAGCGGCAGGAAGAGACGGTGCTCCAGTTGCTGCAATCGGTGACCGTCGAGGCCGGCGCCGCCGAGGATATCGATTCGGCGTTAGGCGTCATGCTGGCGTCGATCTGTCAGTCGACGCGCTGGCGCTACGGCGAGGCGTGGCTGCCCGATTACCCCAAGGCGCGACTCGTGCGGCAGGACGTGTGCTTCGCCGCTCCCGGCACGGACGTCGCACCGCTGATCGAGAGCGGACGCGGCCTCTCGCTCGCGCTCGGTGAGGGCCTGCCGGGAACGGTCTGGAACAGGGGCGAGCTGGCCTGGATCGAGGACCTCGAGGCAGACGAGCCGAGACCGCGACGGAAGGTCGCGGTCGCGAACGGCTTTCGGGCGGTGTGCGCCGTGCCGGTGATGGCGGGGCACCAGGTGACCGCGGTGCTGTGCTTTTTTCTCAACTCGGTTCGGCGTCGCGACCAGAGCGCTGCGATCGTCGTCTCGACCGTCGCGAAGCAGCTTGGCTCGATGATCCTTCGCAAGCGTGTCGAGACCGAGTTGCGCGAATCGGAAGCGCGTCTCCGCGCGATTGTTCGCTCGATGAAAGAGGGTTTGATCATCACCGATCTGGAGAACCGGATTCAATTCGTGAACGAACGCACGCTCGAGCTCACCGGGCGCGCCGAGGGTGAGCTCATCGGCCGTGCCGCCGCGGAATGGTTAGGCATAACCGCGCATGATTCCGACCGTCGCGAGGTCCGCGTTACCGACGGCCCTCGCGCCGGCGCGTGGCTGGAGATCTCTGGCGGCCCGCTGGCGAACGCCGACGGCGAGATGGTCGGCACGCTCGACACGGTGACGGACGTGTCCGACCGGAAGCGGTACGAGGCCGCCATTCTGAGCGCGCGCGACGCGGCCGAAGCGGCGAGTCGTGCGAAGAGCGACTTTCTCTCGCGCATGAGCCACGAGCTGCGCACGCCGCTCAACTCGGTGATTGGTTTCGCGCGCGTGCTCCGTCGCAATGGAGCCGGCGACTTCGGCGCCGATGATCTTACCTATCTCGATCGCATTCAGGCCAATGGTGAGCATTTGCTCAAGCTCGTGAATGACCTGCTCGACGTTGCGAAGATCGAGGCCGGACGTGTCACCGTCGAGACAGGAACCGTCCGCCTCGACGCGCTCGTCCGGGAGATCGTCGAGCAGCTCGAGGGGCAACCGCGGGCCGCCGGCGTATCGCTCCGCGCCGACGTGCCTTCGTTTCCCGTCGCGATCGAGACCGACGCGCGACTACTGGGCCAGGTGTTGATCAACCTTGCCGGCAATGCGCTGCGCTTCACGCACCAGGGACAGGTCGTGATCGGTCTCATCGTCGATGGCGCGACGCAGCGACCGCGGCGCATCGACGTCAGCGACACCGGCATCGGTATTCCCGCGGAGCGTCAACGTGCCATATTCGAGCCGTTCGAGCAGGCGGATTCGACGACCAGCCGCGCCTACGGCGGCACGGGCCTTGGTCTCTCGATCGCTCGCTCGTTGTGCGACGCGCTCGGACTCCGCTTGACACTCGAGAGCACACCGGGCAAGGGATCGACCTTCAGCGTGCATCTGGGCGACATGGAACGGCGAACGGGAGAAGCGGCATGA
- a CDS encoding penicillin acylase family protein yields the protein MKVGTLPIGKQGARTIGGVVLFTALLWIGAWPIGRAPALGPLLDPAHGVWALARTAELPNEASDVVPTLGSTVEIRYDVRGVPHIFATRDDDAYRALGYVVARDRLFQLWLQTMAASGRLTEIAGPQALPLDREMRRLAIPWSAERKLALIDSTAPETARLTRAYADGVNAYIDHMSRDALPLEFRLLGIKAVPKWQPLNSLLLFNRMGWTLAYIVPELERALASSRVGSAAAASLFPENSPIQEPILPNGRKAPRFDFARLTPAGTPDSVDSQTLIAALHDYMPSSAAATGNDEPRTYASNNWAVAPRRSATGDALLAGDPHLELSLPSIWYEAQLLVPATLDVYGVTIPGLPAIILGFNRDIAWTFTNTGADVLDFYTEKVDQDEHPTKYFMDGTWRPLEQRIEQYRGRRGEILAVDTLYFTHRGPLRRENGQWLSMRWTVLEQSNETEGFRLAAKAKDVDEFQRVMGMYFRSPAQNMLVADRHGSIAIRSTGRFPVRPGGGSGFTVRDGTTSASDWRSYLPVEFAPQARDPEQGYLASANQQPIDPRMANYWFGGQYETWRALRINQLLRGDSAMTVDKMRRFQTDPGSVFADLFVPYFLNAAQRAATHPVPDVDATRLAEAARLLGEWDRKYTTGNKRAVLFELAYGDLVNRTWDELIAPGAPTRGGIRRVVTPSSEVLAELLADSTSEWWDDRRTARRETRDDILAASLAAALDTARARYGDPAKNGWTWSRVRHVNIWHPLRLPSLSALDLPTQGGRGTLNPSSGAGIFGPSWRMVVELSSNELKAWGTYPGGQSGNPASSRYKNHLQQWLEGNLEALVVPKWIPELSAKETSARLTLRARE from the coding sequence ATGAAGGTCGGCACGTTGCCAATTGGCAAGCAAGGCGCACGAACGATCGGCGGGGTCGTGCTATTCACGGCGCTGCTCTGGATCGGAGCGTGGCCCATCGGTCGGGCGCCCGCACTCGGTCCCCTGCTCGACCCCGCGCACGGCGTCTGGGCGCTGGCGCGGACTGCCGAGCTGCCTAACGAAGCGAGTGATGTGGTGCCGACGCTCGGCTCGACAGTCGAGATTCGCTATGACGTGCGCGGCGTGCCGCACATCTTCGCGACGAGGGACGACGATGCCTATCGTGCGCTGGGCTACGTCGTCGCGCGCGACCGGCTCTTTCAGCTCTGGCTGCAAACGATGGCGGCGAGCGGACGACTCACCGAGATCGCCGGCCCGCAGGCATTGCCCCTCGACCGGGAGATGCGGCGCCTCGCAATTCCGTGGTCTGCCGAGCGCAAGCTCGCGCTCATCGACTCCACGGCGCCGGAGACGGCACGGCTCACGCGCGCATACGCGGACGGCGTGAATGCCTACATCGACCACATGTCGCGCGACGCACTTCCGCTCGAATTTCGACTGCTGGGAATCAAGGCCGTGCCCAAGTGGCAGCCGCTCAACTCGTTGCTGCTGTTCAACCGCATGGGATGGACGCTTGCCTACATCGTGCCGGAGCTCGAGCGTGCGCTCGCGTCATCGCGTGTCGGCTCCGCCGCGGCCGCGTCGCTCTTTCCCGAGAACTCACCGATTCAGGAGCCGATCCTGCCGAACGGCCGGAAGGCGCCGCGCTTCGATTTTGCCCGTCTCACGCCCGCCGGCACGCCGGACAGTGTCGATTCACAAACGCTCATCGCTGCGCTTCACGACTACATGCCCTCGAGCGCCGCGGCGACGGGGAACGACGAGCCGCGAACCTACGCCAGCAATAATTGGGCGGTCGCACCGCGCCGGTCGGCGACGGGCGACGCACTGCTCGCCGGCGACCCGCATCTCGAGTTGAGCCTTCCCTCGATCTGGTACGAGGCGCAGCTCTTGGTGCCGGCCACACTCGACGTCTATGGCGTCACGATCCCTGGCCTGCCGGCGATCATCCTCGGTTTCAATCGCGATATTGCGTGGACGTTCACGAACACGGGCGCGGACGTCCTCGATTTCTACACCGAAAAAGTCGATCAGGACGAGCACCCGACCAAGTACTTCATGGACGGCACGTGGCGGCCGCTCGAGCAGCGGATTGAGCAATACCGCGGCCGGCGCGGCGAGATCCTCGCGGTCGACACACTGTACTTCACGCATCGCGGACCACTCCGCCGCGAGAATGGGCAATGGCTGTCGATGCGCTGGACGGTGCTCGAGCAGTCGAACGAGACGGAAGGCTTCCGTCTCGCGGCGAAGGCGAAGGACGTCGACGAATTCCAGCGCGTGATGGGCATGTACTTCCGTTCACCGGCGCAGAACATGCTCGTCGCCGATCGACATGGCTCGATCGCCATCCGGTCGACGGGTCGCTTTCCCGTTAGGCCTGGCGGCGGAAGTGGGTTCACTGTTCGCGACGGCACGACATCGGCCAGCGACTGGCGCAGCTATCTCCCCGTGGAGTTCGCGCCGCAGGCACGCGATCCGGAACAGGGCTATCTCGCATCGGCGAACCAGCAGCCGATCGATCCGCGCATGGCGAATTATTGGTTCGGCGGACAATACGAGACGTGGCGCGCGCTACGCATCAATCAACTCCTTCGCGGCGACAGCGCGATGACGGTCGACAAGATGCGGCGTTTCCAGACCGATCCAGGCAGCGTCTTCGCCGATCTCTTCGTCCCGTATTTTCTCAATGCCGCGCAGCGGGCGGCTACGCATCCCGTTCCGGATGTCGACGCAACGAGGCTCGCCGAGGCGGCGCGCCTCCTCGGCGAGTGGGATCGCAAGTACACGACCGGCAACAAACGGGCGGTGTTGTTCGAGCTTGCGTACGGAGATCTCGTCAATCGAACATGGGACGAGCTCATCGCACCGGGAGCGCCGACCCGCGGCGGCATTCGACGCGTCGTGACTCCGTCGAGCGAGGTGCTCGCCGAGCTCCTCGCCGATTCGACGAGCGAATGGTGGGACGACCGGCGCACGGCGCGTCGAGAGACGCGCGACGACATTCTCGCCGCGAGCCTCGCGGCCGCGCTCGACACGGCGCGCGCTCGCTATGGCGATCCGGCGAAGAACGGATGGACGTGGAGCCGCGTTCGGCACGTCAACATCTGGCATCCGTTGCGCCTGCCGTCGCTGTCGGCGCTCGACCTCCCGACGCAGGGCGGACGCGGAACGCTCAACCCGTCGAGTGGCGCGGGAATCTTCGGTCCGAGCTGGCGGATGGTCGTCGAGCTCTCCTCGAACGAGCTCAAGGCATGGGGGACATATCCCGGTGGTCAGTCGGGAAATCCAGCGAGCTCGCGCTACAAGAATCATCTCCAGCAGTGGCTCGAGGGCAACCTCGAGGCGCTTGTCGTTCCGAAGTGGATTCCCGAACTGAGCGCCAAGGAGACCTCGGCGCGCCTAACCCTGAGGGCTCGCGAATGA